A stretch of Arachis hypogaea cultivar Tifrunner chromosome 15, arahy.Tifrunner.gnm2.J5K5, whole genome shotgun sequence DNA encodes these proteins:
- the LOC112751225 gene encoding rac-like GTP-binding protein ARAC7 has product MMSASKFIKCVTVGDGAVGKTCMLICYTSNKFPTDYIPTVFDNFSANVAVDGSIVNLGLWDTAGQEDYSRLRPLSYRGADIFVLAFSLISRASYENVLKKWMPELRRFAPNVPVVLVGTKLDLREDRGYLADHMGSNVITSAEGEELRKQIGAAAYIECSSKTQQNVKAVFDTAIKVVLQPPRRKEMMTMKKRHRRSACSFVGIVCGGCAAY; this is encoded by the exons ATGATGAGTGCTTCAAAGTTCATTAAATGTGTCACAGTTGGTGATGGTGCTGTTGGCAAGACCTGCATGCTCATTTGCTACACCAGCAACAAGTTCCCCACT GATTACATACCTACAGTATTTGATAATTTTAGTGCCAATGTTGCTGTGGATGGAAGCATTGTTAATCTAGGGCTTTGGGACACTGCAG GGCAAGAAGACTATAGTAGGTTGAGGCCACTCAGTTACAGAGGAGCAGACATATTTGTGTTGGCATTCTCATTGATCAGCAGAGCAAGCTATGAAAATGTTCTCAAGAAG TGGATGCCTGAATTGCGTAGGTTTGCACCCAATGTTCCAGTTGTTCTTGTTGGTACAAAATTAG ATCTTCGTGAAGATCGGGGGTACCTAGCTGATCACATGGGATCTAATGTTATAACATCTGCTGAG GGGGAAGAATTGAGGAAACAAATAGGTGCAGCAGCTTACATTGAGTGCAGTTCCAAGACTCAACAG aATGTGAAAGCAGTTTTTGATACTGCAATTAAGGTTGTTCTTCAACCTCCAAGGAGGAAGGAGATGATGACCATGAAGAAAAGGCATAGAAGGTCTGCTTGCTCATTTGT AGGTATTGTGTGTGGAGGCTGTGCTGCTTATTAA